CAGCGTTTCGTCCCCAGCCGGGATCTGAGCGGACATGGCACAGGCGTGCTGGGCATTGCAGCGGGAAATGGGCGGGCATCTGCCGGGCGATATCGGGGCGTAGCATCGGACAGCGATATTCTGGTGGTGCGGCTGGGGACACCCAGGCAGGGAGCGGCGGGGTTTCCCAGAACCACGGAACTCATGCAGGGCATCGACTATGCGGTGCGTCGGGCGCTGGAATTGCGGCTGCCGCTGGCGCTGAATCTGAGCTTTGGCAATACCTACGGTGCCCATGATGGCTCTACTCTGCTGGCAAGGTATCTGGACGACGTGTCCAATCTGTGGAAAAGCGTCATCAGCGTGGGAACCGGGAACGAAGCGGACAAGGCAGGCCATACGGCGGGAGATGTGCGGGAGGGAGAAGTGACGGAAATCCCGTTCACCATTGGCGCCTATGAGCCTGCCTTAAACATGCAGCTCTGGAAAAACTATGCAGATGTGTATGACGTTGCCATCATCCATCCCTCCGGCCAGTCCACCGGGGAACTGCGCCGGGGGCTGGGAACACAGCGGTTTCGGCTGGGCCAGACCGAGTTGCTCATCTATTACGGGGAGCCTAGTCCGTCCAGCAAAGCCCAGGAAATTTATATAGACTTTTTACCCGTCGCGGATTACCTGGATGCGGGCATCTGGCGGATTCAGCTCCTGCCGAAGCGGATCGTCCAGGGCAATTATGACCTGTGGATGCCGTCTGCCGCTGCTCTGGGGGCGGACACGGGCTTTCTCTTTCCGATGCCGGAGACCACGCTTACCATTCCTTCCACTGCGGAACGCGTCATCTCTGTCAGCGCCTACAACGCTGCTACAGACGCCTATGCGGAATTCTCCGGCCGCGGTTACACCCGGGAATTACA
Above is a window of Oscillospiraceae bacterium NTUH-002-81 DNA encoding:
- a CDS encoding S8 family peptidase, which produces MQDQKLENLLNLALDAAPAEREKSLNLNVGFDEETDTWDVIVKYSGELTPVEAETVQVVRLLNEYAIITLTEQQLERLAQFPQIEFVEKPKRLFFALNRGRAASCVDQVRNLGLNLTGRGVLVAVVDSGVDYTHPDFRNEDGTTRIVSIWDQTIPADGMLVEADGMVFRNLPPNGYRVGTEYSRERINAALAADSLEEQQRFVPSRDLSGHGTGVLGIAAGNGRASAGRYRGVASDSDILVVRLGTPRQGAAGFPRTTELMQGIDYAVRRALELRLPLALNLSFGNTYGAHDGSTLLARYLDDVSNLWKSVISVGTGNEADKAGHTAGDVREGEVTEIPFTIGAYEPALNMQLWKNYADVYDVAIIHPSGQSTGELRRGLGTQRFRLGQTELLIYYGEPSPSSKAQEIYIDFLPVADYLDAGIWRIQLLPKRIVQGNYDLWMPSAAALGADTGFLFPMPETTLTIPSTAERVISVSAYNAATDAYAEFSGRGYTRELQGIKPDLAAPGVDATTTAVGGGYRSVTGTSFASPFVAGAAALLMQWGIVDGNDPYMYGEKVKAQLIFGARKLRGEAEYPNSRVGWGALCVENSIP